AGTTCCACATGATTCTAACTTAACCCTCAATCGTAACGGGGAAGTGCGATCGAATAGACTAAACTTGAGTGATCTAGATCGCAACGGAGAGAGAAAACCGTTCAATGGCAGGATTGTTTCGATTTATTCTATAAAATAATCATAACCATCAACACCTTTCTCGATACTGCCGATCGCACTCAAACTATCATTCATGGAGGTTGTCTCTAATGGCCGTTGCTGTCGAGCGCTTACTCACCCCAGACATTCACAAACCCACGCGTTACATCGGCGGCGAAATTGGTGCAGTCTATAAACCTTGGGACGACGCCACCGTCCATTGGGTTCTGAGCTATCCAGAACTTTACGAACTCGGGTCTTCTAACCTGGGGCATCAGATCCTGTATAAAATTATTAACACTCAACCGCGCCAGCTCTGCGATCGCGCCTATCTTCCCGGACCGGATCTAAACGCCAAGCTGCGATCGACCAATACTCCACTCTTTGCCCTAGAGTCTCGGCGATCGCTGCAAGAATTCGATATTATTGGTTTCAGTCTCGGTTACGAACTGGGAGCGACGAATATCCTAGAAATGCTCGACTTAGCCGGCATTCCGCTTACCTGGACCGAACGGAACTCCAGCAACTTTCCCCTCATCTTTGCCGGCGGACAAACGGCGACCTCGAACCCGGAACCCTATGCCGAATTCCTCGATTTTATTGCCCTCGGTGACGGCGAAGAACTATTACCCGAAATTGGCTTAGTCGTTGAAGAGGGTATTAGAAATAACTTCTCTCGGGAAAATTTGTTGCTCGATCTGGCCCAAGTTCCCGGAGTTTACGTGCCGCAATTTTACGGCCCGAGTGCCGGCGGAACCATTATTCCCCTGCGCTCCGACGTTCCCAAAAAAGTTGTCCGGCGCACGGCTCCTCCCATGCCTGCCTATTCCGTCGGCCTCGTCCCCTATGTCGAAACCATTCACGATCGCCTTATCGTGGAAGTCCGGCGCGGATGCACCCGAGGCTGCCGGTTTTGCCAACCGGGAATGCTGACGCGGCCGGCACGAGATGTGAACCCCGATGACGTGGTTGAAACGCTTTCCGAGGGATTGAAAACTACCGGTTATGACGAAATTTCCTTACTTTCCTTGAGCTGTTCCGACTATCTAGCTCTGCCTGCAGTGGGTATGGAATTGCGCAACCGCTTGCAAGAACAAAAAATTGCGATTTCGCTTCCCAGCCAACGGGTCGATCGCTTTGATGAAAATATTGGTAATATCCTGGGGGAGACTCGCAAAGGTTCCCTGACCTTCGCACCGGAAGCGGGAACCCAACGGATGCGCGATGTCATTAATAAAGGTTTGACCAATGAAGAGCTGCTGCGCGGGGTGAAAAGTGCCTACGACCAAGGATGGGATCGGGTTAAGCTCTATTTTATGATCGGGTTGCCCGGCGAGACGGATGTAGACGTGCTCGGTATTGCTGAAACCGTGGCTTGGTTGCAACGGGAGTGCCGCGCTCCAAAACGAAAGCGGTTGAGCATCACCCTCACTATTTCTAACTTTACGCCGAAACCTCATACGCCGTTCCAGTGGCATTCAGTCTCTACCGCAGAATTTCAGCGCAAACAAGAATTATTGCGCTCTGAGTTTCGCCATATGCGCGGAGTAAAGGCGAATTTCACCGACGTGCGACTTTCAGCTATGGAAGACTTTCTCTCGCGGGGCGATCGCCACTTGAGTCCCGTTATTCGACAAGCCTGGAAATTGGGCGCCGGAATGGATGCCTGGTGGGAGAGTTTGGAGAAAGCGTATCAGGCATGGGAAGAGGCGATCGACGAGGCCGGGTTAACTTGGAAATATCGGCAAATTACGGAAGGGACGTGGCAAGCGCTAAATCAGGTTGACGAGGCGATCGAGTCGCCGATCGATCGCCCTCTACCCTGGGATTATATCGATACGGGAATTAATAAGGAGTGGTTGAAAGAAGACTTACAACGAGCCTTAGCAGAAGTCACCGTTCCCGACTGTTCCTTTGACGGATGCTCGCATTGCGGCGTCTGCGGCATTGACTTCGGCCATAATATTGTCGTCGCTCCCCCTCCCATTCCCACCCCGGAGGAGTCCGTAGGGAATAATCCTCCCGCAGTGCAGCGGTTGCGGGTTACCTTTGGCAAACAGGGCGAATTTTCTCTACTGAGCCATTTAGACTTACTTCGATTGCTCGATCGCGCCATTCGCCGAGCCTCCCTACCCATATCCTACACCAACGGATTTCATCCCAGTCCTCGGATTAGTATTGCCAATGCGCTCTCTTTGGGAACCACCAGTAGCGGGGAGTTAGTCGATTTTGAATTAGCCGAAACCGTTCCGGCAGAGGAGTTTCTCCAACGCTTGTCAGCTCAACTCCCCGATCGCATTCCTCTATACGGCGCTGTGGAGGTTCCCTTAAAACAAGGAAGTGGCGCTAAACTATTACAGGAAGCCGAATACGAAATCACTCTCGATGCTTCAGTCGCGATCGCCGCCGAACAATGGCAAGCATGGGTTGCTAATATTGTAGAGCGCGACGAAATTATTTTAGAGGGGCGCACGAAATCGGGCAAACGGAAACAGGTTAATCTACGCGCTCAATTATTTGAGCTAGAACTCCAGTCCGTTTCGGCAGAAGGCTGGGCAATACTTTGCTATCGAGGCAGTTGTCGCAATGACGGTACGATGCTGCGTCCTGCGGATGTAGTGTATTTGTTTGAGGTCGTTAGCGGTTCCGATAAAGATAATTCGAGTTCCCTAGAATTCCAATTATGCCGCATCCACCGCAAGCAGTTAATGCTCAAAGAGCCATCTGCCGAGTAAACGGCGTTTGCCAAATCTCATTTCAGGGAACAGCATTCAAGACTAGGGTCATCTACAGGGGGAAAGGAGCTATAAAGTGAGCTTGTTAACTCGCATGTACGAATATCAATTTGGAGGAAGTTTACCTCTAAATTCACCCACCTATGTTGTCCGTCAAGCCGATGCGGATTTGTTTCGCGGTGTCTTGTCTGGAGAATTTTGCTATGTCCTCAACTCGCGACAAATGGGCAAGTCTTCCTTGCGCGTGCGGACAATTCAGTTGTTGCAAAGTCGCGGTATTGTCTGTGGTGTTATCGATTTAACGTCAATTTTTAGTCGCAATATTACGGCTGAAGAATGGTACGCCGCCTTTGCCTATTCGGTGTTAAGTAGTTTCAATTTAGCCGATCGGATTAATTTACTGAAGTGGTGGCGCGATCGCCTCGCTTTTCCTCCCGTAGAACGACTGCGACTGCTCCTCGAAGAAGTCGTCTTATCTCATATTCCCCATAATGTGGTAATTTTTGTTGATGAGATTGATAGTATTCTCGGTCTAAAATTCCCGGTTGATGATTTTTTTGACTTGATTTGTTCCTGCTATCGCCGTCGGGATGAAAATCCGGAATATCAACGACTGACTTGGGTATTGTTGGGGGTTGCCGCTCCCTCAGAATTGATCGCTCATCCGCAAAGCAGTCCGTTTGATATCGGTCGCGAAATTCAGTTAACTGGGTTTCATTTGCAAGATTGTTTGACCTTGGCTGAAGGCTTGGTGATGAAAGCGCGATCGCCAAATACGGTATTGCGACAAATCTTAGCATGGACGGGAGGCAAGCCATTTTTAACGCAGAAGTTATGCCATTTAGTTGCTAATTGTGCCGAGTTTATTCCCATAGGTAATGAAGAACAAGCCATCGCGCAATTAGTGCGATCGCGCATTTTGAATAATTGGGAAGTACAAGACGAACCAGAGCATTTACGCTCGATTCGCGATCGCCTCTTAGAAAGCCGCAACCGCACCGAGATATTAGAACTGTATTGGCAAATTCTAAGTCAGGGGGAAATTCCGGCAGATGAAAGTGTATTGCAAACGGAATTGCGTCTGAGTGGATTAGTTGTAAAATCGCCATTTGGAAATAGTTCGGCACGGCCGATTTTACAAGTTTATAACAAAATTTATGCCTTTGTCTTTAATAAACAATGGCTCCAACGGACTTTGGGGTATTTACCCATAAAATCTGTAAATAGTTGGATCGATAATAATATTTCAGACGAACAACGTATTTACGATCATTTACTCTATTGGGTGCAGAAAGAAGCGCCCACTCAAGTCATTCAACGAGTACACAAATTATTTATTCAAATTATTGGTTATCCGGATATTGAGATTAGTGCTGCTCTGCGTCGCTTAACTATAGCCATTGAAGAACAAAGTCAGTTTAACAAAATTCTCAATCGCTGTTTCTATACTCTGATCAATCATTGGCAAATTCGCTTGTCTTCCCAAAGCGCGATCGTTGGCTTAATTGCCATGTTCGATCGCATTAAGAGGGAGGATGAGTGCTATCCATCTTCCATGCCAACTTATGCGATAAATCTCAAGGAAGTTGTACGTGCATTTTGCGATAGTCCAGAGTATAAAACCATCGAGCAGTTATTTGTCGAACCCATTATTTATGCCACAGTTAAAGAATTTCAAGAAAGCGAAGATTATCAGTTTTTGCGTATTTTAATCAACAAAAAAGATTGTTCTGATGTTACGCCTGGCCCTCTAATTATCCCCTCTCTCAAAACTCAAGTTTATCGCTATCCTTATCTGTATCAATATTCATTGATTCAATCGAATAGTACGAGAGATCATCAACTCTTACTGCAAGAAATTCAAGCCGAACGTCAGTGGGATTTTGAGTTGAGCTTATCCCAATATGCTACCTATCTGATTAAACGTGTCTCGGGTATCCAAAGCTACCAGCCCGTTGCCAACCCGACTCTACTTAGCGATGAGGAATTGTATTCAGCCATTCAACAATTTACTGGTAAAGTTGAGGGGGATTTTAGCTATAAAGAACTGGCCAGGAATTTCTTACAAGACACGGAAAATGTTGGGTCTTATGAAGAATTCAAAAACCATATCTACGATTATCTGATTTCGGCGATCGATCCAGATTTTGGCTATCATCACTTTTATTTTAATCTAAGGAAAAAGTTAAAAAGCTTATTTCCAGAACGCGATCGCCAAGATTTTAACTCGATTTTGCTGGCGAAAACCTGCCAAGACTTACTCAAATTCTTGATTGAAAGTCCGCACCATCCCAATCACTATATTTTTGTCAACTTAATTGCCAATTTAGGCGAGCTGAAAACCAGCGCCCTCCTGCTTAAAATTGTGCTCCTCTCCGGACAAACCCAATCCAATTTAGGACATCAATTGTTCCAATGGTTTAACTACTATGAATCTCAACCTATCGATCGCATTCAATGGTTTGTTAATTTTTTGGAAAACATCAATGTAGCTCTCGTGATTAATAACGAAACCTTAGACTTTGATTTTCTCCAAACTTATTTAAATCAAAATTCAGTACATTCAAGTAACAGTACGGTTCTGCATCGATGATTAGTAGAATCTTTCTAAATAACTTCAGTTTTGGACAAGAATAGTTGACGATCGTTCCAGAAAATAGGGAATAGGGAACAGAATATGTTCTACTCGCCTACTCCCAACTTAACCAAAATTGACGCGAACTAAGGATTGCAGTTCAGTTTAAACATCTCCATCCGTATTGCTCAGATTAAACAGAAAAGGGACGCTCGAATTCGAGTCGTTACCCATCACCAAGACTTTCGGCATCTGAGCGCCACCATTGCGCCACGCTTCGATCGCCTCTTTCTGGAGAACCAACTCCCCACCTTGGGCGCGCAAAGTCTCTGCCAGCAAGCGTTGCGCTTCTGCTTTCCCTTTCGCCCGGTTCACATCTGCTTGAGCTTCTTGTTCGGCTTCCTGAGCAATATAAATCGCCCGTTGGGCGCGCTGTTCGGCGATTTGTTTCTCCTCAACAGCGCGGGCAAACTCCGGCGAGAAGGCTAAGTCAATAACGCTCGTATCGAGGACAATAATCCCGTATTTTTCGAGACGATCGTTCAACGCTACGTCGAAATCTTCTTTTAACTTCGCTCGCTTCGTAATCGACTCCTCGACCGTGCGCACGGCTGCGGCAATTTTAAACGATTCTTGAGTTTGCGGCGCAATAATCTTCGAGACCAAATTTTCCAGAGTCCCCTGAGTTCGGCGAATATTCACCACTTGTAGGGGATCGAGGCGAAAGTTAATCGCAAAGCGAGCGGTTAATTCTTGCAGATCGCGGGTGGAACTTTGGGCTGGAACCTCAAATTTTTGCACGGTTACGTCGTAAACATCCACCGCTGCGACTAATGGAGGTTTGAAATGAATGCCTTCGAGCAAGGCCCCATCTCTGGCTTTTCCCAGAACACTCAGAACTCCCGCTTGGCCGGGATTGATGATGACAAAGCAATTGGTGGCAATTAAGATAATAGCAGCAATAATAATCCCCAAAATAGCGGCTGGAGTTCCGCTAGGGGAGGCACCTCTGGTCATGAAAATCTCCTAAAGATTGAAATATCCTCGACGATCTTAGTCTAAGAGGTTGCTATCCTGATAGTAAGGTTCTCTGGTTTGTCTGTAGAGCATTCTGTTATGGCACAACAATCTGCACGTATTGGTATTTTAGGTGGTGGTTTCGGAGGGTTGTATACGGCCCTGCGTTTGAGCGAGTTTTCGTGGGAAGGGAGCGAGAAACCAGAGATTGTTTTGATCGATCGCCGCGATCGCTTTGTCTTTATGCCCCTACTCTACGAGTTGGTGACCTCAGAGATGCAAACCTGGGAGATTGCTCCCCCGTATGAAGAGCTGCTGGCGAATACTGGAGTGCGCTTTATTCAAGCTGAGGTGAGTCAAATCGATCTGGACAAGCAAGAGGTGACTCTAGATTCGGATGAAGTTCTTCAGTGCGATCGCATTGTCTTAGCCTTAGGTGGGGAAACGCCCATGACTTGGGTTCCCGGATGCCAGGAATATGCCATTCCGTTCCGTACCTTGGAAGATGCCTATCGTTTGGAAGAATCTCTACGAGTTTTGGAAGAGTCGGATAAGGAGACGATTCGGGTGGCGATCGCCGGCGGCGGATATAGTGGAGTAGAATTAGCCTGTAAGCTGGCCGATCGACTCGGCGATCGCGGTCGCATTCGGATCGTGGAAAAAGCCGAAGCCATCTTAGCCAACTCTGCCGAATTTAATCGCACTGCTGCTGAAGCCGCCTTGAAAGAGCGCAAGGTCTGGATTGACCTCGAAACCACCATTGAGGCCATTTCTCCCGAGTCTATGCGTCTATCTTATAAAGGACAAGACGACGAACTGCCCGTCGATCTCGTCCTGTGGACTATTGGCACGCAAATTGCCCCCAGCATTCAGTCTCTCTCGCTCAAGAAAAATAAACGAGGACAGATTATTACCGCGCCGACATTACAAGCCGTTGATGCTCCCCATTACTTTGTCCTGGGAGATCTGGCCGACTGTTGCGATGCCACCGGTCAAACCGTCCCGGCAACGGCTCAAGGTGCCATCCAACAAGCCGACTACTGCGCCTGGAATCTGTGGGCTTCCTTAACCAACCGTCCGTTGCTCCCCATGCGCTATTCTCACTTGGGAGAAATGATGGCCCTGGGAATGGAAAATGCTACACTCACCGGTCTAGGGCTAAAATTGAGCGGCCCGTTCGCCCATATCGCTCGTCGGCTCATTTATCTGTATCGCTTGCCCACATTTAACCATCAATTAAAAGTCGGCTTGAACTGGGTCGCCCAACCCTTACAAACCCTCATGCTAGATTAAAACTAGAGTTGAGTTTGCTTATCAACTAGCGATCGCTATCCCTATTCAGTAGATTTATGTCACCACCGAAGGTTGTCTTTTTGGATGCTGTTGGAACCCTATTTGGCGTTCGCGGCAGTGTTGGAGAAATCTATAGTCAATTTGCCGGCCAATTTGGCGTTGAAGTCTCTGCGGATTTGGTCGATCGCGCTTTTGCCGAAAGCTTCAAACATGCCGAACCCTCCGTCTTTCCTGGAGTCAGTAAGGAAGAACTCGAGCACTACGAATTTACTTGGTGGAAGCAGATTGCCCGACAAACGTTTCAAAGAGCGAGAGTGTTGGAACAATTCACTGATTTCGATCGCTTTTTTACCGAGCTGTATTATTACTTTTCCACCTTTTATCCTTGGTTTGTCTACCCTGATGTGAAATCGGCGCTGTTAAGCTGGAAAAATCAGGGCATTCAACTGGGCGTGATCTCCAATTTTGACTCTCGCCTGCACCAAGTTCTGAAAGCACTAGCCTTAGAAGAGTTTTTTTCATCGGTGACAATTTCCACAGAAGTTTGCGCCGCCAAACCGAATCGAAGAATTTTTCATGCCGCTCTATCTCAGTATGGATGTAAACCCCATCAAGCCTGGCATATTGGCGATAGCTATCAAGATGATTATCTCGGAGCAACGGAAGCCGGTTTACTGGGAATTTTACTGCAACGGCAAGCCCAACATCCCCAGCTATTCAAGAGCGTTCGAGGTCGCGTTTGGTCTCATCTGCAACCTTCAGCATTCTTGACCCCTTTATAAGGTACCGGGATGATGAATAGAATTGGTCATTAAAGGATTTTGCAGCTCTTCCTCGGGGTTAAAGATGTAGTCATAGTCAAAAATAAAGGAATTCTGATGTCGAATGACAGAAAACCCCAGATTAATCACGACTTCAGTGCTAAAGGTTGCCATGGTTAATTCGAGGGCTTTCTTCTCAGAGACTTGCGGACTCTGCACGAAGAAATTTCGCTGAGCAAAAAATAGGTTCTCATCTTTAGGCGTAATAATTCCATTAATCTTATGAGTATTTTGAATGGGTTTCACGTAAGCATTCAGAAAAAATTCTTGATTGATTTGTAATAAATAAAGCCGTTCGTGTTGGAACCAGCTCATTTTAAACATCATTCCCAATAACTCAAAGCCCAGAATATAATGAAAAACATTATTTTTTTCCTCGGGATTCAAAACTAATTGCAATACTGATTCTAAAAATTGTTGGGGCTGGCAGCGCAGATCGTAAGCTGAGTGAATATAAAATTGACGAATATATCCGCGCAGTTCCGTGTGGTTTAGCTCTCGAGAAATTTGGAAATTATGCAGGTGTTCGGCAACTTTTTGCTTGGTTCGTTGGTCTTGAACGAGTTTGGCAACAATCCCATCAGCGGTATATTCATCTAAAAATTCGGCTTGGCTTTCTGCAGGAGCAGATACCAATATATGACATAAAGATAAGACATACCTTCGCTGTTGCCAGGATAAGCCCTCCGTCCAGTTTTGTGCTGCGCGAGGAAGTTGAGACAGAATGGGTTTCGAGGGAGTGGAAGAGCTGGTCATCAGAAGGAAGAAAGAGTTAGTTGATTCGCACGGGTCAAACTCAATGGGAAACGATAAACTGATTGCGGAGTGGAATTCTAAGATTGCAACGCATTCAGTAACGTTTGGCGCATGATAGAAACGGGAACGGATCGCCCCAGCCAGAGTTCTAAAGCCGCCGCTCCTTGTTGAACTAACATTTCGCTGCCGTCAATGGTGGTGAAACCGAGAGCATTTGCTAGCTGGAGAAACTGAGTCGGACGAGGATTATAAATTAGATCGTACGCGATCGCGCCACTGGGGAGTTTACTTAAATCCTCTTTGCTCCCAGGAGAGCAGTTTGTATCGGGAAACATCCCCACTGGAGTACTATTGACTAAAAGAGTGGTTTCAGCTAATAGAGAAGATAATTCCTGCCAAAGATGAATGTTTAACGGAGCGTCCCAACTGTGCTGAAACCTTTGCAATCGATCGCGATCGCGACCGACAATATGAATTTGAGTTACTCCCAACTGCAAGCAACCCGCTACTACGGCTCGGGCAGCGCCTCCATAACCGAGAATTGCGACCTTAGCATCCGACCAGTCACGAGCCATCCTTTGCAAAGGAGCAATAAATCCGGCAACATCCGTATTGGTTCCGCGCCATCCGCGATCGCTCCGCCAAAGGGTATTCACCGCTCCCACCGCTCGTGCGACGGGAGTAATCTCGGACAAATAGGGAATGACGGCTTGCTTATGGGGAATAGTCACATTCAATCCCAGGGTTCCCACAGCATGTAGTCCTTGCAAAGCCGCCTCCAGATGCTCCGGAGCCACGGGAAACGGGATATAAGCACAGTCAACCCCTAAATCTGACAATGCTGCATTATGCATAGCGGGAGACAATGAATGTTCCACGGGGTGTCCGATAATGCCGAGCAGGTCTGTCGTGCCTTGAATAGGTTGCATTACTCGCAATATTTACCGATTTTGACTTAAGTGTAATCGCTTAAACTATTATCTCGCAAGCGGATACATTTGAGTTAGTCAAAGAATAAAATGGAAAACATTATGGCGATCGCAAGTCTGGTTAACCGGTAGCGAGTTCATTTATAGTAGCGGTGAGTCCATTCATCGCTTACCCCTGCGATCGTCCCTCTCTAGCCAC
This window of the Roseofilum casamattae BLCC-M143 genome carries:
- a CDS encoding TIGR03960 family B12-binding radical SAM protein, whose amino-acid sequence is MAVAVERLLTPDIHKPTRYIGGEIGAVYKPWDDATVHWVLSYPELYELGSSNLGHQILYKIINTQPRQLCDRAYLPGPDLNAKLRSTNTPLFALESRRSLQEFDIIGFSLGYELGATNILEMLDLAGIPLTWTERNSSNFPLIFAGGQTATSNPEPYAEFLDFIALGDGEELLPEIGLVVEEGIRNNFSRENLLLDLAQVPGVYVPQFYGPSAGGTIIPLRSDVPKKVVRRTAPPMPAYSVGLVPYVETIHDRLIVEVRRGCTRGCRFCQPGMLTRPARDVNPDDVVETLSEGLKTTGYDEISLLSLSCSDYLALPAVGMELRNRLQEQKIAISLPSQRVDRFDENIGNILGETRKGSLTFAPEAGTQRMRDVINKGLTNEELLRGVKSAYDQGWDRVKLYFMIGLPGETDVDVLGIAETVAWLQRECRAPKRKRLSITLTISNFTPKPHTPFQWHSVSTAEFQRKQELLRSEFRHMRGVKANFTDVRLSAMEDFLSRGDRHLSPVIRQAWKLGAGMDAWWESLEKAYQAWEEAIDEAGLTWKYRQITEGTWQALNQVDEAIESPIDRPLPWDYIDTGINKEWLKEDLQRALAEVTVPDCSFDGCSHCGVCGIDFGHNIVVAPPPIPTPEESVGNNPPAVQRLRVTFGKQGEFSLLSHLDLLRLLDRAIRRASLPISYTNGFHPSPRISIANALSLGTTSSGELVDFELAETVPAEEFLQRLSAQLPDRIPLYGAVEVPLKQGSGAKLLQEAEYEITLDASVAIAAEQWQAWVANIVERDEIILEGRTKSGKRKQVNLRAQLFELELQSVSAEGWAILCYRGSCRNDGTMLRPADVVYLFEVVSGSDKDNSSSLEFQLCRIHRKQLMLKEPSAE
- a CDS encoding AAA-like domain-containing protein, which gives rise to MSLLTRMYEYQFGGSLPLNSPTYVVRQADADLFRGVLSGEFCYVLNSRQMGKSSLRVRTIQLLQSRGIVCGVIDLTSIFSRNITAEEWYAAFAYSVLSSFNLADRINLLKWWRDRLAFPPVERLRLLLEEVVLSHIPHNVVIFVDEIDSILGLKFPVDDFFDLICSCYRRRDENPEYQRLTWVLLGVAAPSELIAHPQSSPFDIGREIQLTGFHLQDCLTLAEGLVMKARSPNTVLRQILAWTGGKPFLTQKLCHLVANCAEFIPIGNEEQAIAQLVRSRILNNWEVQDEPEHLRSIRDRLLESRNRTEILELYWQILSQGEIPADESVLQTELRLSGLVVKSPFGNSSARPILQVYNKIYAFVFNKQWLQRTLGYLPIKSVNSWIDNNISDEQRIYDHLLYWVQKEAPTQVIQRVHKLFIQIIGYPDIEISAALRRLTIAIEEQSQFNKILNRCFYTLINHWQIRLSSQSAIVGLIAMFDRIKREDECYPSSMPTYAINLKEVVRAFCDSPEYKTIEQLFVEPIIYATVKEFQESEDYQFLRILINKKDCSDVTPGPLIIPSLKTQVYRYPYLYQYSLIQSNSTRDHQLLLQEIQAERQWDFELSLSQYATYLIKRVSGIQSYQPVANPTLLSDEELYSAIQQFTGKVEGDFSYKELARNFLQDTENVGSYEEFKNHIYDYLISAIDPDFGYHHFYFNLRKKLKSLFPERDRQDFNSILLAKTCQDLLKFLIESPHHPNHYIFVNLIANLGELKTSALLLKIVLLSGQTQSNLGHQLFQWFNYYESQPIDRIQWFVNFLENINVALVINNETLDFDFLQTYLNQNSVHSSNSTVLHR
- a CDS encoding prohibitin family protein, which translates into the protein MTRGASPSGTPAAILGIIIAAIILIATNCFVIINPGQAGVLSVLGKARDGALLEGIHFKPPLVAAVDVYDVTVQKFEVPAQSSTRDLQELTARFAINFRLDPLQVVNIRRTQGTLENLVSKIIAPQTQESFKIAAAVRTVEESITKRAKLKEDFDVALNDRLEKYGIIVLDTSVIDLAFSPEFARAVEEKQIAEQRAQRAIYIAQEAEQEAQADVNRAKGKAEAQRLLAETLRAQGGELVLQKEAIEAWRNGGAQMPKVLVMGNDSNSSVPFLFNLSNTDGDV
- a CDS encoding NAD(P)/FAD-dependent oxidoreductase, yielding MAQQSARIGILGGGFGGLYTALRLSEFSWEGSEKPEIVLIDRRDRFVFMPLLYELVTSEMQTWEIAPPYEELLANTGVRFIQAEVSQIDLDKQEVTLDSDEVLQCDRIVLALGGETPMTWVPGCQEYAIPFRTLEDAYRLEESLRVLEESDKETIRVAIAGGGYSGVELACKLADRLGDRGRIRIVEKAEAILANSAEFNRTAAEAALKERKVWIDLETTIEAISPESMRLSYKGQDDELPVDLVLWTIGTQIAPSIQSLSLKKNKRGQIITAPTLQAVDAPHYFVLGDLADCCDATGQTVPATAQGAIQQADYCAWNLWASLTNRPLLPMRYSHLGEMMALGMENATLTGLGLKLSGPFAHIARRLIYLYRLPTFNHQLKVGLNWVAQPLQTLMLD
- a CDS encoding HAD-IA family hydrolase encodes the protein MSPPKVVFLDAVGTLFGVRGSVGEIYSQFAGQFGVEVSADLVDRAFAESFKHAEPSVFPGVSKEELEHYEFTWWKQIARQTFQRARVLEQFTDFDRFFTELYYYFSTFYPWFVYPDVKSALLSWKNQGIQLGVISNFDSRLHQVLKALALEEFFSSVTISTEVCAAKPNRRIFHAALSQYGCKPHQAWHIGDSYQDDYLGATEAGLLGILLQRQAQHPQLFKSVRGRVWSHLQPSAFLTPL
- a CDS encoding shikimate dehydrogenase; the encoded protein is MQPIQGTTDLLGIIGHPVEHSLSPAMHNAALSDLGVDCAYIPFPVAPEHLEAALQGLHAVGTLGLNVTIPHKQAVIPYLSEITPVARAVGAVNTLWRSDRGWRGTNTDVAGFIAPLQRMARDWSDAKVAILGYGGAARAVVAGCLQLGVTQIHIVGRDRDRLQRFQHSWDAPLNIHLWQELSSLLAETTLLVNSTPVGMFPDTNCSPGSKEDLSKLPSGAIAYDLIYNPRPTQFLQLANALGFTTIDGSEMLVQQGAAALELWLGRSVPVSIMRQTLLNALQS